The Proteus vulgaris genome has a segment encoding these proteins:
- the lolB gene encoding outer membrane lipoprotein LolB, producing the protein MRSRFFSTKQLVRLIPLAALLLSACNLNQIKTQGSASDNDMQWQARQQALKKISQYETRGAFAYIEDTNKTYARFYWQDSADERYRLLLTNPLGTTELDLNIMPGVIEVTDNKGKKYYSNNPAEMIYQLTGMVIPLKNLRAWLVGLPGDATNFELDANHLLKSVTLPTPEGDWIVTYQAYDSSITPNLPQRLELKQGERTIKLKMDNWDIQQ; encoded by the coding sequence ATGCGTTCACGCTTTTTTTCAACCAAACAACTTGTGCGCCTTATCCCACTAGCCGCGTTGTTGCTGAGCGCCTGTAATCTAAATCAGATAAAGACTCAAGGTTCAGCATCTGATAACGATATGCAATGGCAAGCTCGCCAACAAGCATTAAAGAAAATTTCACAATATGAAACTCGAGGTGCTTTTGCTTATATCGAAGATACTAACAAAACTTATGCCCGATTCTATTGGCAAGACAGCGCCGATGAGCGTTATCGCTTATTGTTGACAAATCCACTAGGTACCACAGAACTTGATTTAAATATTATGCCAGGTGTCATTGAAGTCACAGATAATAAAGGCAAAAAATATTATAGCAATAACCCTGCAGAGATGATTTATCAACTGACTGGCATGGTTATTCCACTGAAAAATCTACGCGCTTGGCTTGTTGGTTTACCGGGTGATGCTACTAACTTCGAATTAGATGCAAACCACTTATTAAAATCTGTCACATTACCCACACCTGAAGGCGATTGGATTGTGACTTATCAAGCTTATGATTCAAGTATCACCCCTAACCTGCCACAACGCCTTGAATTAAAACAAGGTGAACGTACTATCAAATTAAAAATGGATAACTGGGATATACAGCAATGA
- the prsA gene encoding ribose-phosphate pyrophosphokinase: MPDMKLFAGNATPELAQRVANRLYTSLGDAAVGRFSDGEVSVQINENVRGGDVFIIQSTCAPTNDNLMELVVMVDALRRASAGRITAVIPYFGYARQDRRVRSARVPITAKVVADFLSSVGVDRVLTCDLHAEQIQGFFDVPVDNVFGSPILLEDMLQKDLDNPIVVSPDIGGVVRARAIAKLLNDTDMAIIDKRRPRANVSQVMHIIGDVANRDCILVDDMIDTGGTLCKAAEALKERGAKRVFAYATHPIFSGNAVENIKSSVIDEVVVCDTIPLSAEIKALNKVRSLTLSGMLAEAIRRISNEESISAMFEH; encoded by the coding sequence GTGCCCGATATGAAGCTTTTTGCTGGTAACGCAACCCCGGAACTGGCTCAACGTGTTGCCAACCGACTCTACACTAGCCTAGGAGACGCTGCTGTAGGTCGTTTTAGCGACGGTGAAGTCAGTGTGCAAATCAACGAAAACGTACGTGGTGGTGATGTATTTATCATTCAATCAACCTGTGCACCTACTAATGATAACTTAATGGAATTAGTGGTCATGGTTGATGCATTACGTCGAGCTTCCGCTGGTCGTATCACTGCTGTTATTCCTTACTTCGGTTATGCCCGTCAGGATCGCCGTGTTCGTTCAGCCCGTGTTCCTATTACGGCAAAAGTTGTTGCGGATTTCTTATCTAGTGTAGGCGTAGACCGTGTTTTAACCTGTGACTTACACGCAGAACAAATCCAAGGGTTCTTTGATGTACCGGTTGACAATGTCTTCGGCAGCCCGATTCTTTTAGAAGATATGCTTCAAAAAGATTTGGACAACCCTATTGTTGTTTCTCCAGATATTGGCGGCGTTGTTCGCGCTCGTGCTATCGCTAAACTTCTGAATGACACTGATATGGCTATCATTGATAAACGTCGCCCTCGTGCTAACGTTTCTCAAGTTATGCATATTATTGGTGATGTTGCTAACCGCGACTGTATCCTTGTTGACGATATGATCGACACAGGTGGTACATTGTGTAAAGCAGCAGAAGCACTGAAAGAACGTGGTGCTAAGCGCGTTTTTGCTTACGCAACCCACCCCATATTTTCTGGTAATGCTGTTGAGAACATCAAAAGCTCTGTTATTGATGAAGTGGTTGTCTGCGATACAATTCCATTGTCAGCAGAAATCAAAGCATTAAATAAAGTCCGCTCATTGACCCTTTCTGGCATGCTGGCTGAAGCAATTCGCCGTATTAGCAATGAAGAGTCAATCTCTGCGATGTTTGAACATTAA
- the ipk gene encoding 4-diphosphocytidyl-2-C-methyl-D-erythritol kinase produces MTLSWPSPAKLNLFLYITGKRPDGYHNLQTLFQFLDYGDTLTITPRNDTQLTILTPIDGVEDKDNLIIKAAKLLRDYCQQHNIELQYQGADISVDKKLPMGGGLGGGSSNAATTLIALNYHWQAGLSDEILAELGVSLGADVPVFVKGHAAFAEGVGEILTPAKPKEQWYLVAHPGISIPTPTIFTDPELKRNSPIRSLGALLKAPFENDCEMIARKRFREVEYLLSWLLEYAPSRLTGTGACVFGEFDSQVAASKVLINAPEWVHGFVAQGVNISPLHLFRSRIPVLLHP; encoded by the coding sequence ATGACTCTAAGTTGGCCTTCTCCTGCCAAATTAAATCTTTTTCTCTACATTACAGGGAAACGCCCTGATGGTTATCATAATCTACAAACGTTATTCCAGTTTTTAGATTACGGCGACACACTAACCATTACGCCTCGTAACGATACCCAGTTAACTATCTTAACGCCAATTGATGGCGTAGAAGATAAAGATAATTTAATTATTAAAGCTGCTAAATTACTGCGTGATTATTGCCAACAACATAATATTGAGTTGCAGTATCAAGGGGCTGATATCAGTGTTGATAAAAAGCTTCCAATGGGGGGAGGCTTAGGTGGAGGTTCATCTAACGCAGCAACCACATTAATTGCACTTAATTACCACTGGCAAGCGGGTTTAAGTGACGAAATCTTAGCCGAATTAGGGGTAAGTTTAGGGGCTGATGTCCCTGTTTTTGTAAAAGGTCATGCTGCGTTCGCCGAAGGCGTTGGCGAAATTTTAACCCCTGCAAAGCCAAAAGAGCAATGGTATTTGGTCGCACACCCCGGAATTTCCATCCCAACCCCGACAATCTTCACAGATCCAGAATTAAAACGTAATTCTCCTATTCGCTCTCTTGGCGCATTATTAAAGGCTCCGTTCGAAAATGACTGTGAAATGATCGCAAGAAAACGTTTTCGTGAGGTTGAATATCTGCTTTCGTGGCTGTTAGAATATGCACCGTCACGCTTAACTGGAACAGGTGCCTGTGTGTTCGGCGAGTTCGACTCACAAGTTGCCGCTAGTAAAGTGTTAATTAACGCCCCTGAGTGGGTGCATGGGTTTGTAGCGCAAGGCGTCAACATTTCTCCTCTGCATTTATTCCGCTCAAGGATACCTGTGTTATTGCACCCGTAA
- a CDS encoding Protein of uncharacterised function (DUF2583) → MKYKHAFAVGNLCMATGMIVMLGSLGYTLLSHIFPLGLPEFLADISLMGIFIGALVWLAGARIGGRETIAERYWWLRNHDERYRRHDNHRYP, encoded by the coding sequence ATGAAATATAAACATGCATTTGCAGTGGGTAATTTATGTATGGCTACGGGGATGATTGTTATGCTCGGTAGTCTGGGTTATACGCTTCTTAGTCATATTTTTCCATTAGGATTGCCTGAATTTTTAGCAGACATCTCTTTAATGGGGATCTTTATAGGTGCTCTGGTTTGGTTAGCGGGTGCCCGTATTGGTGGTAGAGAAACAATTGCAGAAAGATATTGGTGGTTACGTAATCATGATGAGCGTTATCGTCGCCATGATAATCACCGTTATCCATAA
- the pth gene encoding peptidyl-tRNA hydrolase: MSKIKLIVGLANPGADYAQTRHNAGAWYVDLLAQRHQQSLKEESKFFGYTARINLNGNDVRLLVPTTFMNLSGKAVQAMANFYRIELDEILVAHDELDLPPGIVKMKLGGGNGGHNGLKDIQSKFANNPNFYRLRIGIGHPGDKNKVVGFVLGKPPMSEQKLIDDAIDEALSCTDILMRDGYEKAINRLHSFKA; the protein is encoded by the coding sequence GTGAGTAAAATTAAACTTATCGTCGGGTTAGCAAACCCCGGTGCAGATTATGCCCAGACTCGCCATAATGCGGGTGCTTGGTATGTTGATTTATTGGCTCAACGTCATCAACAATCTCTAAAAGAAGAGAGTAAATTCTTTGGTTATACCGCTCGCATTAATTTGAATGGCAATGATGTTCGATTATTAGTGCCTACGACTTTTATGAACTTAAGCGGTAAAGCGGTACAAGCAATGGCGAATTTCTACCGTATTGAGCTTGATGAAATTTTAGTTGCACATGATGAACTCGACTTACCACCAGGTATTGTCAAAATGAAATTGGGTGGTGGCAATGGTGGTCATAACGGGTTAAAAGATATTCAAAGTAAGTTTGCTAATAATCCGAATTTCTATCGTTTACGCATTGGCATTGGACACCCTGGTGATAAAAATAAAGTTGTTGGCTTTGTATTAGGCAAACCGCCAATGAGTGAACAAAAATTAATTGATGACGCGATTGACGAAGCTCTTTCATGCACAGATATTTTAATGCGTGATGGGTATGAGAAAGCAATAAATCGTTTACATAGCTTTAAAGCGTAG
- the engD gene encoding GTP-dependent nucleic acid-binding protein EngD, producing the protein MGFKCGIVGLPNVGKSTLFNALTKAGIEAANFPFCTIEPNTGVVPMPDPRLDKLAEIVKPQRILPTTMEFVDIAGLVKGASKGEGLGNQFLTNIRETEAIGHVVRCFENDNIIHVAGKVDPAEDIETINTELALSDLETCERAMHRNQKKAKGGDKIAKAEMEVLEKCLPHLENAGMLRALDLTEEEKATIRYLSFLTLKPTMYIANVNEDGFENNPYLETVRKIAQAEGSVVVPVCAAIEADIAELEDAEREEFMQDLGIEEPGLNRVIRAGYALLNLQTYFTAGVKEVRAWTIPVGATAPQAAGKIHTDFEKGFIRAQTIAYNDFITYGGEQGAKEAGKMRAEGKEYIVQDGDVMNFLFNV; encoded by the coding sequence ATGGGATTTAAATGTGGTATCGTCGGTCTGCCTAACGTAGGGAAATCTACACTGTTTAATGCCTTAACTAAGGCAGGTATTGAGGCAGCCAATTTCCCATTCTGTACTATCGAGCCAAATACAGGTGTTGTTCCAATGCCTGACCCTCGTTTAGATAAACTGGCTGAAATTGTTAAACCACAGCGTATTTTACCTACAACAATGGAATTTGTTGATATCGCGGGCTTAGTAAAAGGCGCATCTAAAGGTGAAGGTTTAGGTAACCAATTCCTCACCAATATTCGTGAAACTGAAGCAATTGGCCATGTAGTTCGTTGTTTTGAAAATGACAACATTATTCATGTTGCAGGTAAAGTTGATCCTGCCGAAGATATCGAAACTATCAATACTGAATTAGCACTTTCTGACTTAGAGACGTGTGAACGAGCAATGCACCGTAATCAGAAAAAGGCAAAAGGTGGCGATAAAATCGCTAAAGCAGAAATGGAAGTGTTAGAAAAATGCTTACCGCATTTAGAAAACGCGGGCATGTTACGAGCTTTAGATTTAACGGAAGAAGAAAAAGCAACGATTCGTTATTTAAGTTTCTTAACGTTAAAACCTACCATGTATATTGCAAACGTTAATGAAGATGGTTTTGAAAACAACCCTTATCTTGAAACTGTTCGTAAAATTGCGCAAGCTGAAGGCTCTGTAGTGGTTCCTGTTTGTGCCGCTATCGAAGCAGATATTGCTGAGTTAGAAGATGCAGAACGTGAAGAGTTTATGCAAGATTTAGGCATTGAAGAGCCTGGATTAAACCGTGTTATTCGCGCGGGTTATGCACTACTGAACTTACAAACTTACTTCACTGCTGGCGTTAAAGAAGTCCGTGCATGGACTATCCCTGTGGGTGCAACTGCACCACAAGCAGCAGGTAAAATCCACACTGACTTTGAGAAAGGTTTTATTCGTGCTCAAACTATCGCTTATAACGATTTTATCACTTACGGTGGTGAACAAGGCGCGAAAGAAGCAGGTAAAATGCGTGCAGAAGGTAAAGAGTATATCGTTCAAGATGGCGATGTAATGAACTTCTTGTTTAATGTGTAA
- the hemA gene encoding glutamyl-tRNA reductase, translating to MTLLALGINHKTAPVALREKVSFSPDTMGDALNNLLQQPAVRGGVVLSTCNRTELYLSMEDKENSHEQLIRWLCQYHQIEPNELKQSVYWHQDNQAVSHLMRVASGLDSLVLGEPQILGQVKKAFADSQNYDSLSSELERLFQKSFSVAKRVRTETQIGANAVSVAFAACTLARQIFESLSSLTILLVGAGETIELVARHLREHQVKKIIIANRTKERAQRLANEVDADVITLSEIDECLAQADIVISSTASPLPIIGKGMVERALKKRRNQPMLLVDIAVPRDIEQDVEKLNNVYLYSVDDLDAIIQHNREQRQAAAVQAEHIVQQESGQFMDWLRAQSAVGAIREYRDSAEMLRAEMTEKAITLIQNGADAEKVIQQLSHQLMNRLIHTPTKSLQQAASDGDIERLNLLRESLGITHN from the coding sequence ATGACGTTATTAGCATTAGGTATTAATCATAAAACAGCCCCCGTTGCTTTACGTGAGAAAGTTTCTTTTTCTCCCGATACCATGGGTGATGCCTTAAACAACCTCTTACAGCAACCTGCTGTCAGAGGCGGTGTTGTGCTGTCTACTTGTAACCGTACTGAGCTCTATCTTAGTATGGAAGACAAAGAAAATAGTCATGAACAGCTTATACGCTGGTTATGTCAATATCACCAAATAGAGCCTAATGAACTGAAACAAAGTGTTTATTGGCATCAAGATAATCAAGCGGTTAGCCACCTAATGCGAGTGGCAAGCGGTTTAGATTCTCTCGTATTGGGTGAACCTCAAATTTTAGGGCAAGTTAAAAAAGCCTTTGCCGATTCTCAAAATTACGACTCGCTCTCTTCAGAGCTGGAACGCTTGTTTCAGAAGTCTTTTTCAGTTGCGAAAAGAGTGAGAACAGAAACACAAATTGGTGCTAACGCAGTTTCTGTTGCTTTTGCAGCGTGTACTTTAGCGCGTCAAATCTTTGAATCGTTATCCTCTTTAACTATTTTATTGGTTGGTGCTGGTGAAACGATAGAACTCGTCGCTCGCCATCTTCGTGAGCACCAAGTCAAAAAAATCATTATTGCTAACCGAACTAAAGAGCGAGCTCAGCGTTTAGCTAACGAAGTTGATGCGGATGTTATTACATTATCAGAGATTGATGAATGCTTAGCACAAGCAGATATTGTTATTAGTTCTACTGCTAGCCCTTTGCCTATTATTGGCAAAGGGATGGTTGAAAGAGCACTTAAAAAGCGTCGTAATCAACCTATGTTGCTGGTAGATATTGCGGTTCCTCGCGATATAGAACAAGATGTTGAAAAGCTTAATAACGTCTACCTCTATAGTGTTGATGATTTAGACGCGATTATTCAACATAACCGAGAACAACGCCAAGCGGCTGCTGTTCAAGCTGAACATATTGTCCAACAAGAAAGTGGGCAATTTATGGATTGGCTTCGAGCGCAAAGTGCTGTGGGTGCAATTCGAGAGTATCGAGACAGTGCTGAAATGCTACGTGCAGAGATGACAGAAAAAGCCATCACATTGATACAAAATGGAGCGGATGCAGAAAAAGTCATTCAACAGCTCTCACATCAATTGATGAACCGTCTAATTCACACACCAACGAAATCTCTTCAACAGGCTGCCAGTGATGGTGATATTGAACGCCTGAATCTATTACGTGAAAGTTTGGGTATTACCCATAATTAA